In one window of Pieris brassicae chromosome 10, ilPieBrab1.1, whole genome shotgun sequence DNA:
- the LOC123715387 gene encoding caltractin-like, whose product MATVVANPPKKTNNSNNQAPTAVRKKSGPKFELSEEQKRDIKEAFDLFDTENTGKIDTKELKVAIRALGFEPKKEEIKKMIAEIDKGDGKVSFDDFLDLMTVKMAEKDTKEEIMKAFKLFDDDETGKISFKNLKRVAKELGENLTDEELHEMIDEADRDGDGEINQEEFLRIMKKTSLY is encoded by the exons ATG gcAACTGTGGTAGCTAATCCACCGAAAAAGACTAACAATTCTAATAATCAAGCACCAACTGCCGTTCGTAAAAAGTCTGGACCAAAATTTGAACTTTCTGAAGAACAGAAAAGGGATATTAAAGAAGCATTTGATCTATTTGATACTGAAAATACTGGTAAAATCGACACTAAAGAATTAAAAGTAGCTATACGCGCTCTAGGATTTGAGCCAAAGAAagaggaaataaaaaaaatgattgcaGAAATAGATAAAGGTGATGGAAAAGTCTCGTTTGatgattttttagatttaatgaCAGTTAAAATGGCTGAAAAAGATACAAAGGAGGAAATAATGAAGGCATTCAAACtttttgatgatgatgaaacag GAAAAATATCctttaaaaacctaaaaagaGTTGCAAAAGAATTAGGTGAAAATTTAACTGACGAAGAACTTCATGAAATGATAGATGAGGCAGACCGGGATGGTGATGGCGAAATAAATCAGGAAGAATTTTTACGCATTATGAAGAAAACTAGTCTATATTAG
- the LOC123715386 gene encoding ribose-5-phosphate isomerase — protein MLKNIFFKFRYPYNNGINKSFLNSRELPKMSLEKAKQVAAYRAVDEYVKGHCVFGVGSGSTVVYAVQRLAERVETENLKVICIPTSFQAKQLIIKYNLTLGELETHPNIDVTIDGADEVDSNMTLIKGGGGCLLQEKIVASCSKKMIVIADYTKDSKKLGDRYKKGIPIEVIPMAYVPIKNKVVGMFGGEIKLRSAIAKAGPVVTDNGNFILDWMFTNQDLDWEKTSTIIKLMPGVVEIGLFVKMCEKAYFGQAEGTVIERSV, from the coding sequence ATGTTGaagaatattttcttcaaattTCGATATCCTTACAATAacggaataaataaaagttttctaaATTCACGGGAACTGCCAAAAATGTCTTTAGAAAAAGCCAAGCAAGTGGCTGCATACCGGGCAGTGGATGAATATGTAAAAGGTCACTGTGTTTTTGGAGTTGGAAGCGGTTCAACTGTTGTATACGCAGTACAACGATTAGCTGAGAGAGTGGAAACAGAAAACTTGAAGGTAATCTGTATACCAACCTCTTTCCAAGCAAAAcaattgattataaaatataatttaactctTGGAGAGTTGGAAACACACCCAAACATAGATGTAACAATAGATGGAGCGGATGAAGTAGATTCGAATATGACATTGATAAAAGGTGGAGGAGGGTGCTTACTTCAAGAAAAAATTGTTGCATCATGCTCAAAGAAAATGATAGTAATAGCGGACTACACCAAAGATTCTAAAAAACTTGGtgatagatataaaaaaggaattcCTATTGAAGTTATTCCTATGGCTTATGttcctattaaaaataaggttGTTGGAATGTTTGGTGGTGAGATAAAGCTACGCAGTGCAATAGCTAAAGCAGGGCCTGTTGTTACGGACAATGGAAACTTCATTTTAGACTGGATGTTTACAAATCAAGATTTAGATTGGGAAAAAACAAGCACTATCATAAAGTTGATGCCTGGTGTTGTTGAAATtggtttatttgttaaaatgtgtGAAAAGGCATATTTTGGCCAAGCAGAAGGCACTGTTATAGAAAGATCTGTTTAG